The Methanothrix soehngenii GP6 genome has a window encoding:
- a CDS encoding single-stranded-DNA-specific exonuclease RecJ — protein sequence MKRLDKAAEAIARSIRQCEHMRVISHNDADGITSAGLICHALMRAGIPFQATLVNRLDRSVIDGLTGPVVFCDMGSGKPDLISRVQGECFVLDHHRPVGTLDCMHHNPHLFGIDGAFELSAAGTVYSVVRHMGDNADLAGLALVGAMGDRQAMIGANRSILEEAVASGAVQVRAGLKLSEDGQLVDVLARSIEPLLDFTGDREKIKKFLDDLNIKGNVQSLAGDDLTRLATALTLKLIMQGSFAADSILGEVIRLRHEVVENSLHMVQLLNACGNRDLPGIGLTLCLRDHCALLEAERLADEYKEHILREISLLREQSRQMKNLRYLKRVNMEAGAIVSGLGIRYLYSDLPLVTLNHKDDMIKISARGNKPLIARGLDLSVALRRAAEAVGGNGGGHTIASGASIPPGREDEFLALLDEILDEQLNKRTDPSGQTAMDTA from the coding sequence ATGAAGCGGCTGGACAAAGCGGCAGAAGCCATCGCCCGGTCCATCCGGCAGTGCGAGCACATGCGGGTGATCTCTCATAACGATGCCGACGGCATCACATCCGCCGGGCTGATCTGCCATGCCCTTATGCGCGCAGGCATTCCCTTCCAGGCCACATTGGTCAACCGGCTGGACCGGTCTGTGATCGACGGCCTGACCGGGCCGGTGGTCTTCTGCGATATGGGGAGCGGAAAGCCGGATCTGATCTCCCGGGTGCAAGGCGAGTGTTTCGTTTTAGACCATCACCGACCGGTGGGAACGCTGGACTGTATGCACCACAACCCCCATCTCTTCGGAATAGATGGGGCTTTTGAGCTGTCTGCAGCGGGCACCGTCTATTCTGTGGTCCGTCATATGGGCGACAATGCCGATCTGGCAGGCCTCGCCCTGGTGGGAGCGATGGGCGACCGCCAGGCCATGATCGGGGCGAACAGATCCATCCTGGAAGAGGCGGTGGCCAGCGGCGCAGTGCAGGTCAGGGCCGGTCTGAAGCTCTCAGAAGATGGACAGTTGGTGGATGTCCTGGCAAGGAGCATAGAGCCGCTCCTGGACTTCACCGGCGACCGGGAGAAGATCAAGAAGTTCCTGGATGATCTGAATATAAAGGGCAATGTCCAGTCCCTGGCGGGGGATGATCTGACCAGGCTGGCTACAGCATTAACCCTCAAGCTGATCATGCAGGGCAGCTTTGCTGCGGATTCGATTTTAGGAGAGGTGATCCGCCTCCGCCATGAGGTGGTGGAAAACTCCCTGCATATGGTGCAGCTGCTCAATGCCTGCGGCAATAGAGATCTTCCCGGAATTGGGCTCACATTATGCCTGCGGGATCACTGCGCGCTCCTCGAGGCCGAGAGGCTGGCGGATGAGTACAAAGAACACATCCTGCGAGAGATTAGCCTCCTTCGAGAGCAGAGCAGACAGATGAAGAACCTTCGCTACCTAAAGAGGGTGAATATGGAGGCGGGGGCGATCGTCTCGGGCCTGGGGATTCGATATCTTTACTCCGATCTGCCTTTAGTGACATTGAATCACAAGGATGATATGATCAAGATATCTGCCCGAGGGAACAAGCCCCTCATCGCCCGGGGACTGGACCTGTCTGTGGCCCTGCGAAGGGCAGCGGAGGCAGTGGGAGGAAACGGTGGGGGCCATACCATAGCCAGCGGCGCCTCTATACCCCCAGGCAGAGAGGATGAGTTCCTGGCC
- a CDS encoding 30S ribosomal protein S15 produces MAKMHSRKGGSSRSRPPMVTKAPEWSDVSKEELEKTIMKLHDTGMSPSRIGLTLRDQYGVPNVKLVIGNSITGFLRDNNALADIPEDLTNLMRKALHVRKHIKANKKDVHNKRALQLTENKIRRMVKYYHDSGRLAPDWTYSPETAEILIS; encoded by the coding sequence ATGGCAAAAATGCATAGCCGAAAAGGGGGCTCCTCTCGTTCCCGACCGCCCATGGTGACCAAAGCGCCAGAGTGGTCTGACGTGTCCAAGGAGGAGCTGGAAAAGACAATCATGAAGCTGCACGATACAGGCATGTCCCCCAGCCGCATCGGCCTCACTCTGAGAGATCAGTATGGAGTACCGAACGTCAAGCTGGTAATAGGAAATAGCATAACCGGCTTTCTGAGGGACAACAATGCTCTGGCGGATATTCCAGAGGACCTGACAAATCTGATGAGAAAAGCGCTCCATGTGAGAAAGCACATCAAAGCCAATAAGAAAGACGTTCACAACAAGAGGGCTCTGCAGCTCACTGAGAACAAGATAAGAAGAATGGTGAAATACTATCACGACTCCGGGCGTCTGGCTCCGGACTGGACCTATTCGCCCGAGACCGCTGAGATTCTCATCTCATGA
- a CDS encoding DUF116 domain-containing protein, protein MLPEYLNQLFYLIGQAVVFLAAAVLLISVLIALLILYSFKTGNFFAARYMLLGIMLLEDVIKSLFWVARADDSMVDDVGVRLRNYINTKKFLETPYEKRFIFMPQCLRSVQCPAKLTPEGIMCIDCGRCGIGEAKKYAESLGYRFYVVPGSSFIKRIIKKGRPGAIVGVGCSMEIKEGLDLCHSHGIPARGVPLSTSGCVATSIDWEAFYEAIAEVPSTEKQGA, encoded by the coding sequence ATGCTTCCGGAGTACTTAAACCAGCTGTTCTATCTCATCGGCCAGGCGGTGGTCTTTCTTGCCGCGGCCGTCCTCCTCATCTCCGTACTGATAGCTCTGCTCATCCTCTACTCCTTTAAGACGGGCAACTTCTTCGCCGCCAGATACATGCTTTTGGGCATCATGCTTCTTGAGGACGTGATAAAGTCGCTCTTCTGGGTGGCGAGAGCTGATGACTCCATGGTGGATGATGTCGGCGTGCGCCTGAGAAATTATATTAATACAAAAAAGTTTTTAGAGACTCCCTATGAGAAACGCTTCATCTTCATGCCTCAATGTCTCCGTAGCGTCCAGTGCCCTGCCAAGCTCACCCCAGAAGGGATAATGTGCATCGACTGCGGTCGCTGTGGTATCGGCGAGGCCAAGAAATACGCTGAAAGCCTGGGCTATAGGTTCTATGTGGTTCCTGGCTCCAGCTTCATAAAGAGGATCATAAAGAAAGGCCGACCAGGAGCAATTGTGGGAGTGGGGTGCTCAATGGAGATTAAGGAGGGACTGGATCTATGCCACAGCCACGGCATACCGGCCAGAGGGGTGCCGCTATCAACATCCGGCTGCGTTGCCACCAGCATCGACTGGGAGGCCTTCTATGAGGCCATTGCCGAAGTGCCATCGACGGAAAAGCAGGGCGCTTGA
- a CDS encoding 4Fe-4S binding protein has product MPAVVNRDECVSCGTCVEECPEEAISLDDEEIAVVNKEKCTECKTCVEACPSEAISME; this is encoded by the coding sequence ATGCCCGCAGTTGTTAATAGAGACGAATGTGTAAGCTGTGGAACCTGCGTCGAGGAGTGCCCGGAGGAGGCCATCAGCCTGGACGACGAGGAAATAGCAGTCGTAAATAAGGAAAAGTGCACTGAGTGCAAGACATGTGTTGAGGCTTGCCCCTCTGAAGCAATCAGCATGGAGTGA
- the nrdD gene encoding anaerobic ribonucleoside-triphosphate reductase, whose product MPRVRTTDGHLLDWDREAIAKQLLKETKLSEQFYKEPGITEEEAEDIAKEVERRVRWMNVRYLSGPLVREIMNVILLERHHTEWRNICTRVGTPVFDAHLIDIGTGFESKENANLQENAETSHKKKADKISKEQYLLLLPPYLADRHLAGDLHIHDLEYFGTRPFCQDWDLRYFLYYGLMPDGLGTKASVAGPAKKPEVAILHAVKALGSAQTNFAGGQGFYNFLTFIAPYFENRNYEEIVQLMQMFVYEMTQMMVARGGQLVFSSVQLTPGVPKLWRDKPAVYAGRVWDGSTPDAPLKTYGKFEREVRLAFKALMEVMLQGDYWGKPFNFPKPEISIEPDFMKEDEEFNAAHPDLPTYQELYLQTFKLAAEYGTPYFDNQLPAYRGAGEGISCYQCCAYQFAATFSSDDQFDDKLRFRDGKHFSMGSWQVVSLNCPRAAYLARGDDDLLFEYLRELMDTSVEIFKVKRQWMNQIINNHRMPFATQQPRDPITGEMGSVAVGLDALVYTIGVVGVNEMVQFHTGKQMHESKEAWKLAVRAMTEMEIYARKLSEQHGMTIALARTPAETTAQRFAVSDLIHEEFRECAERVVKGDLDALRRNLHKTRDLPVYYTNGTHLPPSADVTIFERAKLEHVFFPIVDGGNIFHVFLGEATPDPQGLMDFGLRLARETQIGYFTFTKDMTVCLGCSQVSGGLEDKCPNCGSENVDHISRITGYLQAVSGWNSAKRQELKDRKKYNELA is encoded by the coding sequence ATGCCCAGAGTCAGGACCACGGACGGCCATCTGCTGGACTGGGATAGAGAAGCCATAGCCAAGCAGCTTCTAAAAGAGACCAAACTATCTGAACAATTCTATAAAGAGCCAGGCATAACCGAAGAAGAGGCGGAGGACATCGCCAAGGAGGTAGAGCGCCGGGTTAGGTGGATGAACGTCCGCTACCTGAGCGGCCCTCTGGTCAGAGAGATCATGAATGTGATCCTCCTGGAGAGGCATCATACCGAGTGGCGAAATATCTGCACCAGGGTGGGGACGCCCGTCTTCGATGCCCATCTCATCGACATTGGCACAGGCTTCGAATCCAAGGAGAACGCCAACCTGCAGGAGAACGCTGAGACCAGCCACAAGAAGAAGGCGGATAAAATAAGCAAAGAGCAGTACCTTTTGCTTCTGCCCCCATACCTTGCCGACCGCCACCTGGCAGGAGACCTGCATATCCATGACCTGGAGTACTTCGGAACCAGGCCGTTCTGCCAGGACTGGGATCTGCGCTACTTCCTCTACTACGGCCTGATGCCCGACGGCCTGGGCACCAAGGCCAGCGTTGCCGGCCCGGCCAAAAAGCCTGAGGTGGCCATACTGCATGCGGTCAAGGCCCTGGGCAGCGCCCAGACCAACTTTGCGGGAGGGCAGGGCTTCTACAACTTCCTCACCTTCATCGCTCCATACTTCGAGAACCGCAATTATGAAGAGATCGTGCAGCTGATGCAGATGTTCGTCTACGAGATGACCCAGATGATGGTCGCTCGCGGCGGCCAGCTGGTCTTCTCCTCGGTGCAGCTCACCCCGGGCGTCCCCAAGCTCTGGCGGGACAAGCCTGCGGTCTATGCGGGAAGGGTCTGGGACGGCTCTACTCCCGACGCGCCTCTCAAGACCTACGGCAAGTTCGAGCGCGAGGTGCGCCTGGCCTTCAAGGCCCTGATGGAGGTCATGCTCCAGGGCGACTACTGGGGCAAGCCCTTCAACTTTCCCAAGCCCGAGATCAGCATTGAGCCCGATTTCATGAAGGAGGACGAAGAGTTCAATGCCGCTCATCCCGATCTTCCCACCTATCAGGAGCTCTACCTCCAGACATTCAAGCTGGCGGCGGAGTATGGCACACCATACTTTGACAACCAGCTTCCTGCCTACCGGGGTGCAGGGGAGGGAATATCATGCTATCAATGCTGCGCATATCAGTTTGCAGCCACATTCAGTAGCGACGATCAGTTCGACGACAAGCTCCGCTTCCGGGACGGTAAGCACTTCTCCATGGGCTCCTGGCAGGTTGTCTCCCTCAACTGCCCTCGTGCCGCTTACCTCGCTCGGGGGGATGACGATCTCCTCTTCGAGTATCTGCGAGAATTGATGGACACATCGGTTGAGATATTCAAGGTGAAGCGGCAGTGGATGAACCAGATCATCAACAACCATCGCATGCCATTTGCTACCCAGCAGCCCAGGGATCCCATCACCGGCGAGATGGGCTCCGTCGCCGTCGGCCTGGATGCCCTGGTTTATACCATAGGCGTTGTGGGCGTCAATGAGATGGTGCAGTTCCATACCGGAAAGCAGATGCATGAATCAAAAGAGGCCTGGAAGCTGGCGGTTCGGGCCATGACCGAGATGGAGATCTATGCCCGGAAGCTCTCAGAGCAGCATGGCATGACCATTGCCCTCGCGCGCACTCCAGCCGAGACCACGGCCCAGCGTTTTGCTGTATCCGATCTCATCCACGAGGAGTTCAGAGAATGTGCCGAGAGGGTGGTGAAGGGCGACCTGGATGCGTTGAGGAGGAATCTGCATAAGACGCGCGACTTGCCCGTCTACTACACCAATGGAACCCACCTGCCACCCAGCGCGGACGTCACAATCTTCGAGCGGGCAAAGCTCGAGCATGTATTCTTCCCCATAGTTGATGGCGGCAACATCTTCCACGTCTTCTTAGGCGAGGCCACCCCTGATCCCCAGGGCTTGATGGACTTCGGCCTGCGCCTGGCAAGAGAGACCCAGATCGGCTACTTCACCTTCACCAAGGACATGACCGTCTGCCTGGGCTGCTCCCAGGTCTCGGGCGGATTGGAGGATAAGTGCCCCAACTGCGGATCGGAGAATGTGGACCACATCAGCCGGATCACCGGCTACCTGCAGGCGGTGAGCGGATGGAACAGCGCCAAGAGGCAGGAGCTCAAAGACAGGAAGAAATACAATGAACTGGCCTAG
- a CDS encoding LysE family transporter produces MLDIIQAAEALSGSIATIAMTFSIGLTVGLTGAIAPGPTLLATVNSSLKDGWLAGPKVAAGHALIEIVIFLLIVKGLAVTMQQYSRSIALMGGLALIAFGILTMRDSKSATMASSGDGSYTNPYLAGFLTSAANPYFWIWWLSIGSVLIVSGLEAGLIVAAIFMIGHWSADFGWYLLVSSSLERGRGLLSPENYRRILGLCGIFLILFGIYYLGSGIGVVG; encoded by the coding sequence ATGTTAGATATCATTCAGGCTGCAGAGGCGCTGTCAGGATCAATAGCCACCATAGCCATGACCTTCTCCATAGGCCTGACCGTCGGCCTGACCGGGGCCATCGCCCCAGGACCTACCCTCCTGGCTACAGTCAACTCCTCACTCAAGGACGGCTGGCTGGCCGGCCCCAAGGTTGCTGCTGGCCATGCGCTAATCGAGATCGTGATATTTCTTTTAATTGTGAAAGGTCTGGCGGTGACTATGCAGCAGTACTCTCGCTCCATCGCCCTCATGGGCGGCCTGGCTCTGATCGCTTTTGGCATTCTGACCATGCGGGATAGCAAGAGCGCCACCATGGCCTCCTCCGGTGACGGATCTTACACCAATCCATATCTAGCAGGATTTCTCACCAGCGCAGCCAACCCCTATTTCTGGATCTGGTGGCTCTCCATAGGCAGCGTCCTTATCGTATCAGGTCTTGAGGCCGGTCTGATCGTGGCGGCAATATTCATGATCGGACACTGGAGCGCCGACTTCGGCTGGTATCTTCTCGTCTCCAGCAGCCTGGAGCGGGGAAGGGGTCTCCTCTCCCCAGAGAATTACAGAAGAATACTGGGGCTATGCGGCATCTTCCTGATCCTATTCGGCATTTACTACCTGGGAAGCGGAATAGGAGTGGTTGGCTGA
- a CDS encoding sodium bile acid symporter family: MSTGKRIVDLIQNSTSVLILSVLLGLVLPGPAGATEALVTPALMVMMAFSLTEVDLGRDIKSSASLKRGFLGIIINYGLLSGLILLLSYSLPDESLRHGFVIMAAVPPAVAVLPMTRILKGDMSLSFAGEILSYLASLLLMPLIIYLFVHQTGISPIYLLQISIVLILIPALASRLVRLLPINPVLPINLGFFLVTYTVIGLNQGALWTDGWSVAWISIARTFAVGLAVFILARSAGLKSSQAISLTLLGSFKNLGLAAAVSLLLVGPAAGLPAAFCVLAETAFFILLSFARSRYP, translated from the coding sequence ATGAGCACGGGAAAGCGGATTGTCGATCTCATTCAGAACTCCACATCAGTCCTCATCCTCTCAGTCCTCTTAGGCCTGGTGCTGCCGGGTCCCGCAGGGGCGACAGAGGCTCTGGTCACCCCGGCGCTCATGGTTATGATGGCCTTCTCCCTGACCGAGGTCGATCTGGGAAGAGATATCAAATCCTCGGCCTCTCTGAAAAGAGGATTTCTCGGCATCATCATAAACTACGGCCTTTTGAGCGGATTGATTCTGCTTCTGAGCTACAGTCTGCCCGACGAATCGCTCAGGCATGGCTTTGTCATCATGGCCGCGGTCCCGCCGGCAGTGGCCGTACTGCCCATGACCCGCATCCTGAAAGGGGACATGAGCCTCTCTTTTGCCGGAGAGATACTCTCCTACCTGGCCTCGCTCCTGCTGATGCCCCTGATCATCTACCTCTTCGTTCACCAGACGGGAATAAGCCCCATCTATCTGCTCCAGATCTCCATTGTATTGATCCTCATCCCTGCTCTTGCCTCCAGGCTGGTGCGACTGCTTCCGATCAACCCCGTCCTTCCCATAAACCTGGGTTTCTTCCTGGTCACATATACTGTGATCGGCCTGAACCAGGGAGCCCTCTGGACGGATGGGTGGAGCGTGGCCTGGATATCCATAGCCCGCACCTTCGCTGTGGGATTGGCAGTGTTTATCCTGGCCAGATCCGCTGGCTTGAAGAGCAGCCAGGCCATATCCCTTACCCTTCTGGGCTCCTTCAAGAACCTGGGACTTGCAGCAGCGGTATCCCTGCTCCTTGTCGGTCCGGCAGCAGGGCTCCCGGCGGCATTCTGCGTCCTCGCGGAGACCGCTTTTTTCATACTTCTCTCCTTCGCGAGATCACGGTATCCTTAA
- a CDS encoding stage II sporulation protein M: MSIKDDAAYLRSIYIYVAISVFLFALTAVMGYYTAQLDPEFAASWTEELEMLAWILEQPPLMIMIIIFLKNLLASATAMLLGLGLGIVPMIVATTNGFLLGIVGYSAVEQKGWLYLAAGILPHGIIELPVVLLSIAIGLRLGHMLALSLLKESSDLSGEMRVAIHFLLRWIMPLLLLAAAIETFITPFIISRVA, encoded by the coding sequence TTGTCCATCAAGGATGATGCCGCCTATCTGAGGTCGATCTACATCTATGTCGCTATCTCAGTATTCCTCTTCGCTCTCACCGCCGTCATGGGCTATTATACTGCTCAGCTTGATCCAGAGTTCGCCGCCAGCTGGACAGAGGAGCTGGAGATGCTGGCATGGATACTGGAGCAGCCGCCACTCATGATAATGATAATCATATTCCTCAAAAATCTCCTCGCTTCTGCCACGGCTATGCTCTTAGGATTAGGGCTGGGGATCGTTCCCATGATAGTCGCCACCACCAATGGCTTTCTTCTGGGAATAGTCGGCTATAGCGCGGTCGAACAGAAAGGATGGCTCTATCTGGCGGCAGGCATTCTGCCTCATGGAATCATCGAGCTTCCAGTCGTCCTCTTGAGCATCGCCATTGGCTTGCGGCTGGGCCATATGCTAGCCCTATCCCTATTAAAAGAGAGCTCAGACCTCTCCGGAGAGATGCGTGTAGCAATTCATTTCCTCCTCCGCTGGATAATGCCCCTGCTCCTTTTGGCCGCGGCCATTGAAACTTTTATCACCCCCTTTATCATATCGAGGGTCGCATGA
- the proS gene encoding proline--tRNA ligase: MTYPDTKNKGKGESGGQSAKLSPKEDFSQWYHELLMTGEIIDNRYPVKGMCVWFPFGFAIKKNVYGIIRQLLDPDHQETLFPLMIPENEFMKEAQHIKGFEEEVYWVTCGGTTPLEVKLALRPTSETAIYPMFKLWIRSHADMPLRIYQIVNTFRYETKHTRPLIRLREITSFKEAHTVHATWEEAAEQVEVAIKRYSEFYRRLAIPFLVSRRPSWDKFPGADYTTAIDVIMPDGKTLQVGTAHHLGSTFAKTYEITYEAEDGEQKLVNQTCYGISERCIAALISVHGDDKGLALPWEVAPVQVVIVPILLGDKEKVLEVCRDLLRILQQAGIRVELDTSDERPGAKFYKWEMKGVPIRLEVGPRDIEKGVVTVVRRDAEKLTLPREGLAQALVREAERLQAALYQRAEAFANSRIREVASIDEARAQTEAGVALVPWCEKEECGHQLEDLVEANMLGEPQYKSFSPAACAVCGKLTDKRTYMARQY; encoded by the coding sequence ATGACATATCCAGATACTAAGAACAAAGGCAAAGGGGAATCCGGCGGGCAGAGCGCCAAGCTTTCCCCCAAAGAGGACTTCAGCCAGTGGTACCATGAGCTGCTGATGACAGGGGAGATCATCGATAACCGCTACCCTGTAAAGGGGATGTGCGTCTGGTTCCCCTTCGGCTTCGCCATCAAGAAGAACGTCTACGGCATCATCCGGCAGCTTCTGGATCCTGATCATCAGGAGACCCTCTTTCCCCTGATGATACCGGAGAACGAGTTCATGAAGGAGGCCCAGCATATCAAAGGCTTCGAGGAGGAGGTCTACTGGGTGACCTGCGGCGGTACCACTCCCCTGGAGGTCAAGCTCGCCCTCCGTCCTACCAGCGAGACGGCCATATACCCCATGTTCAAGCTCTGGATAAGGTCGCATGCCGATATGCCTCTGCGCATCTACCAGATAGTGAATACCTTCCGCTATGAGACCAAGCATACCCGCCCTCTGATACGCCTGCGGGAGATCACCTCCTTCAAAGAGGCGCATACCGTACATGCTACCTGGGAGGAGGCGGCAGAGCAGGTGGAGGTGGCGATCAAAAGGTACTCGGAGTTCTATCGCCGCCTGGCCATACCCTTCCTGGTGAGCCGCCGGCCCAGCTGGGACAAGTTCCCTGGTGCGGATTATACCACAGCCATCGATGTGATCATGCCCGATGGCAAGACGCTGCAGGTGGGGACCGCCCATCATCTGGGCTCCACCTTTGCCAAGACCTATGAGATAACCTATGAGGCAGAGGATGGCGAGCAGAAGCTGGTCAATCAGACCTGCTACGGCATCTCTGAGCGCTGTATTGCCGCCCTCATATCCGTGCACGGGGACGATAAGGGGCTGGCATTGCCCTGGGAGGTGGCTCCCGTCCAGGTGGTCATTGTGCCCATCCTCCTCGGCGACAAGGAGAAGGTGCTGGAGGTCTGCAGGGATCTGTTGAGGATCCTGCAGCAGGCAGGCATCCGGGTGGAGCTGGACACCAGCGACGAGCGGCCCGGTGCCAAGTTCTATAAGTGGGAGATGAAAGGGGTTCCCATCCGCCTGGAGGTCGGCCCCAGGGATATTGAGAAGGGAGTGGTGACGGTGGTGCGCCGGGATGCTGAGAAGCTCACCCTGCCCAGGGAAGGGCTGGCCCAAGCCCTGGTCAGGGAGGCGGAGAGGCTTCAGGCAGCGCTTTATCAGAGGGCAGAGGCATTTGCCAATTCCCGCATCCGGGAGGTGGCAAGCATAGATGAAGCCCGAGCCCAGACTGAGGCAGGGGTGGCTCTAGTCCCCTGGTGCGAGAAGGAGGAGTGCGGCCACCAGCTTGAGGACCTGGTTGAGGCGAACATGCTTGGCGAGCCTCAGTACAAGAGCTTCTCACCAGCAGCCTGCGCCGTCTGCGGCAAATTGACCGACAAGCGCACATACATGGCCAGACAATACTAA
- a CDS encoding flavodoxin family protein — protein MRILGICSSPKGSRSTTLRLVQAALEGAGENGAETELVDLCQLDIKYCNACQTCFKTGKCVHKDDFQGLYEKILMADGLILGSPNYFHTVTAQLKTLIDRMADAVHCQLLTGKYCCSLATGGSNYDQVTGYLDSLMVNFGAFVTGSAGAEMSKGPRALEEGERKARDLGRALVKDIRTKCDYAEQRKVQEGIRSHFKELVRMNKDNWEHEYEHWNSINWR, from the coding sequence ATGAGGATACTGGGAATTTGCTCGAGCCCAAAAGGCTCGCGGAGCACCACTCTGCGGCTGGTTCAGGCTGCTTTAGAGGGTGCAGGAGAGAACGGGGCAGAGACTGAGCTGGTCGACCTGTGCCAGCTTGATATCAAGTACTGCAATGCCTGTCAGACCTGCTTTAAAACCGGCAAGTGCGTGCATAAAGACGACTTTCAGGGGCTGTATGAGAAGATCCTTATGGCGGACGGTCTGATATTGGGCTCGCCCAACTACTTTCATACTGTGACCGCCCAGCTGAAGACTCTCATCGACCGGATGGCTGATGCCGTTCACTGCCAGCTCCTGACCGGCAAGTACTGCTGCAGCCTGGCCACCGGCGGCAGCAACTACGACCAGGTCACTGGCTATCTGGACAGCTTGATGGTCAACTTCGGCGCTTTTGTTACCGGCAGTGCAGGAGCTGAGATGAGCAAAGGCCCTCGTGCCCTGGAGGAGGGGGAGAGGAAGGCCCGCGATCTGGGCCGGGCCTTGGTCAAGGATATTCGCACCAAATGCGACTACGCTGAGCAGAGGAAGGTGCAGGAAGGCATCCGCTCTCACTTCAAAGAGCTGGTGCGCATGAACAAGGATAACTGGGAGCACGAGTACGAGCACTGGAACAGCATCAACTGGCGCTAG
- a CDS encoding TIGR00296 family protein — MLTVDEGSAAVRLARRALAHYMETKEALDPEGMQPVFSQKRGVFVTLHEDGDLRGCIGYPRPVLPLGRAIVDSAINAGFRDPRFPGLRSGELKRIELEVTILTEPQACTGPKKDLPERIQVGRDGLIVSKGPFTGLLLPQVAIEWGFDSLEFLGQTCVKAGLPADAWLDEDTLIEHFEAQIFAEVAPEREVFEKSFTESPCGT, encoded by the coding sequence ATGCTGACAGTGGATGAGGGAAGTGCAGCCGTCCGCCTGGCCAGGCGCGCCCTGGCACATTATATGGAAACGAAGGAGGCCCTGGACCCAGAAGGGATGCAGCCAGTCTTTTCCCAGAAGCGTGGCGTCTTTGTAACTTTGCATGAGGATGGGGACCTGCGGGGATGCATAGGCTATCCTCGGCCGGTCTTGCCCCTTGGTCGGGCCATTGTGGATTCAGCGATCAATGCCGGCTTTCGCGATCCGCGTTTCCCTGGCCTGCGGTCGGGCGAGCTGAAGAGGATTGAGCTGGAGGTCACCATCCTCACTGAGCCCCAGGCCTGCACCGGGCCCAAGAAGGACCTGCCTGAGAGGATTCAGGTGGGAAGGGACGGCCTCATAGTCTCCAAAGGGCCGTTCACCGGTCTGCTGCTGCCCCAGGTGGCGATTGAATGGGGTTTTGATTCCCTGGAGTTTTTAGGCCAGACCTGCGTCAAAGCGGGCCTGCCGGCGGATGCCTGGCTGGATGAGGACACTCTGATAGAGCACTTCGAGGCGCAGATCTTCGCCGAGGTGGCGCCGGAGAGGGAGGTATTTGAGAAGAGCTTCACTGAGAGTCCCTGCGGTACATAA